Proteins from a genomic interval of Flammeovirgaceae bacterium SG7u.111:
- the trpS gene encoding tryptophan--tRNA ligase: MSRILTGIQSSGRPHMGNILGAIKPAIELSQDPANDSFLFIADLHSFTTIKDGEERKANTYAVAAAWLAFGFDTDKNTFYRQSQIPEVCELSWYLNCLTPYPMLANAHSFKDKADRLADVNAGLFTYPVLMACDILLYDAEQVPVGKDQQQHLEITRDIASTFNKMYGETFVMPEAKINQNLMVIPGTDGQKMSKSYNNYIDIFLPKNKLKKQVMGIQTDSTPLEDSKDPDTCNVFKLYSLLASPEQVEEMRGKYTGGNYGYGHAKKELLELMLTKFEKEREIFDHYMTNLDELEAKLKAGEEKARVIARANLQKVRERIGF, from the coding sequence ATGTCTAGAATATTAACAGGAATACAGAGTAGTGGCAGGCCTCATATGGGCAATATTTTGGGAGCGATAAAGCCTGCGATAGAGCTTTCCCAAGACCCTGCCAACGATTCATTTTTGTTCATTGCCGACCTGCACTCTTTCACCACCATAAAAGACGGGGAAGAACGTAAGGCAAACACCTATGCGGTAGCGGCAGCATGGCTTGCTTTTGGGTTCGATACGGACAAAAACACATTCTACCGCCAATCGCAAATTCCAGAAGTGTGCGAGCTTAGCTGGTACCTGAACTGCCTTACGCCCTACCCTATGCTTGCCAATGCACACTCCTTCAAAGATAAAGCTGATAGGCTTGCGGATGTGAATGCCGGGCTTTTCACCTATCCTGTACTTATGGCCTGCGATATATTATTGTACGATGCCGAGCAAGTGCCTGTAGGAAAAGACCAGCAGCAACACCTCGAAATTACCAGAGACATTGCCAGTACATTTAACAAAATGTACGGAGAGACTTTCGTGATGCCAGAGGCCAAGATCAACCAGAACCTTATGGTAATACCAGGTACAGATGGGCAAAAAATGAGCAAATCGTACAACAACTATATCGATATCTTCTTGCCAAAAAACAAGCTTAAAAAACAAGTGATGGGCATCCAGACTGACAGCACCCCATTAGAAGACTCAAAGGACCCTGATACCTGCAATGTATTCAAACTGTATTCTCTCCTAGCCAGCCCAGAACAAGTGGAAGAAATGAGGGGGAAATATACAGGTGGCAACTACGGCTATGGCCATGCAAAAAAAGAACTTCTCGAACTCATGTTGACAAAATTTGAGAAAGAGCGAGAGATTTTTGACCATTACATGACCAACCTCGACGAACTGGAAGCAAAACTAAAAGCCGGTGAGGAAAAGGCAAGAGTAATAGCAAGGGCAAACCTCCAAAAAGTGAGAGAAAGAATTGGCTTTTAA
- a CDS encoding rhodanese-like domain-containing protein: protein MASFQNLPSIEFEEAFGETENAVLLDVRTPEEVEVEHIPGAIAIDFRSPDFADKVSGLEKDKSYFVYCRSGARSASACELMASQGFGELYNLHGGILGWHGDTEEGAL from the coding sequence ATGGCAAGTTTTCAGAATTTACCCTCAATAGAATTTGAAGAGGCATTTGGAGAAACCGAAAATGCGGTTTTGTTGGATGTGCGTACACCCGAAGAAGTGGAGGTGGAACATATTCCAGGCGCTATCGCTATTGATTTCCGCAGCCCCGATTTTGCAGATAAAGTAAGCGGACTTGAAAAAGATAAAAGCTATTTTGTGTATTGCCGAAGTGGTGCAAGGAGCGCAAGTGCTTGCGAGCTGATGGCTAGCCAAGGTTTTGGTGAATTATACAATTTGCACGGTGGCATTTTGGGCTGGCATGGAGATACTGAAGAGGGTGCTCTTTAG
- a CDS encoding YeeE/YedE thiosulfate transporter family protein: MLELIKQPWPWYVSGPLITLVMSLLIFSGKTFGVSTSLEQLCTLAGAGKKVKFFDRNWKKDAWRLVFVFGMLVGGIVSHVFLQSRTPEISAETIVQLNEWGFAAPDGLLPKELFNWESLLTAKGIIFMVVGGFFIGFGTRWAGGCTSGHAITGLSNLQLPSLIAVVGFFLGGLAMVYFIFPLLSFL; the protein is encoded by the coding sequence ATGTTAGAATTGATAAAACAACCTTGGCCTTGGTACGTATCAGGGCCTTTAATTACGCTTGTAATGTCTTTGCTCATCTTTTCGGGAAAGACGTTTGGGGTCTCTACATCGCTTGAGCAGCTTTGTACCTTGGCTGGTGCTGGCAAAAAGGTGAAGTTTTTTGATCGGAATTGGAAAAAAGATGCTTGGAGGCTCGTTTTCGTCTTTGGCATGTTGGTAGGGGGGATAGTCTCACATGTGTTTTTGCAAAGTAGAACTCCAGAAATTTCGGCTGAGACAATAGTCCAGTTGAATGAATGGGGCTTTGCAGCCCCCGATGGGTTATTGCCCAAGGAGCTTTTTAACTGGGAAAGTTTGCTTACCGCCAAAGGGATTATATTCATGGTGGTCGGCGGGTTTTTCATAGGTTTTGGAACGCGCTGGGCAGGAGGTTGTACCTCAGGCCATGCCATCACTGGGCTTTCCAATTTGCAACTTCCTTCGCTTATTGCGGTGGTCGGTTTCTTCTTAGGAGGCTTGGCTATGGTTTATTTTATTTTCCCTCTTTTAAGTTTTTTGTAG
- a CDS encoding DUF6691 family protein, with translation MRYIKIFLIGIFFGIVLIKSEAVSWYRIQEMFLFDSFHMYGIIGSAVGLGVLLMLAIKKLHAKSFSGKAIILEAKEKGWKRYIYGGTIFGLGWALTGACPGPVYALIGNGATVFVVVLLSAVFGAFVYGAVRSKLPH, from the coding sequence ATGAGATATATAAAGATATTTTTGATAGGCATATTTTTCGGGATAGTTTTAATTAAATCCGAAGCCGTTTCGTGGTATCGGATCCAAGAAATGTTTTTGTTCGATTCCTTTCATATGTATGGGATTATTGGGTCAGCAGTTGGTTTGGGCGTACTTTTGATGCTTGCCATCAAAAAACTGCATGCCAAATCTTTTTCGGGAAAAGCCATAATACTGGAGGCGAAGGAAAAAGGCTGGAAAAGGTATATTTATGGAGGGACAATATTTGGCTTAGGTTGGGCACTTACAGGGGCTTGCCCAGGACCGGTATATGCACTGATTGGAAATGGCGCTACCGTATTTGTAGTGGTGCTTTTGAGTGCAGTATTCGGTGCTTTCGTGTATGGTGCTGTTCGAAGCAAATTACCACACTAA
- a CDS encoding rhodanese-related sulfurtransferase yields the protein MEQKEYYVLLYYCYSPIENPEVFREEHHELCLSLNLRGRIIIASEGLNGTVSGLKKDCEAYMEAVKADPRFSKIDFKVDEHDKHAFKKLNVRVKQEIVHSGLTHLDPNKVTGKHLEPADFKKIMNDKDVVLVDMRSSYEHSIGRFKGAITLDIENFRDMPEKAEELEKIKNKKVITYCTGGIKCEKASAFLVEQGFEDVYQLHGGIIKYGLEEGGEDFEGQCYVFDSRVTVDVNKVNPTVISECYVCGTKSDHMVNCANTECNRHVPICESCMEKMEGCCSTECVEHPAKRPWNMDGYYSKEQNGYNPYKDAKRLRTVSE from the coding sequence ATGGAACAAAAAGAGTATTATGTACTGCTGTACTATTGCTACAGCCCTATCGAAAACCCTGAAGTTTTCCGCGAAGAACACCACGAACTTTGCCTTTCTTTGAATTTGCGAGGAAGAATTATCATCGCAAGCGAAGGACTGAACGGAACTGTTTCAGGTCTTAAAAAAGATTGCGAAGCCTACATGGAAGCAGTGAAAGCCGATCCTAGGTTCAGCAAGATCGACTTTAAAGTGGATGAGCACGATAAACATGCGTTCAAGAAGCTGAATGTCCGTGTGAAGCAAGAAATCGTCCACTCGGGACTTACCCACCTAGATCCCAACAAAGTAACAGGAAAGCACCTAGAGCCTGCTGATTTCAAGAAAATCATGAATGATAAGGACGTGGTTCTTGTAGATATGCGCTCTAGCTACGAACACAGCATTGGCAGGTTCAAGGGAGCTATCACGCTCGATATAGAGAACTTTAGGGACATGCCAGAAAAGGCAGAAGAGCTAGAAAAAATAAAAAATAAAAAGGTAATCACCTACTGCACAGGAGGAATCAAGTGCGAAAAAGCGAGTGCATTTTTAGTGGAGCAAGGTTTCGAAGATGTATACCAACTTCATGGCGGTATCATCAAATATGGTCTTGAGGAAGGAGGAGAAGATTTTGAAGGCCAATGCTATGTATTCGACAGCCGGGTAACGGTGGATGTGAACAAGGTAAACCCTACTGTGATAAGCGAATGCTATGTGTGCGGAACTAAATCTGACCACATGGTAAACTGCGCCAACACGGAGTGTAACCGGCACGTACCCATCTGCGAAAGCTGTATGGAAAAAATGGAAGGTTGCTGCTCTACAGAATGCGTAGAGCATCCCGCCAAAAGACCTTGGAACATGGATGGTTACTACAGCAAAGAGCAAAATGGATACAATCCTTATAAAGATGCCAAAAGATTGAGAACTGTTTCTGAGTAG
- the rnc gene encoding ribonuclease III, with protein MSRAVKHITGTAPLNISLYSLAMKHTSIAETNNVGFRESNERLEYLGDAILGAVVAEYLFKRFPYKDEGFLTEIRSRIVNRESLNKLARKIGLNELVEFDGKKKSHQSHKSLYGDAMEAFLGAMYLDMGFKFTKKFIIRKLIMQHYDLKEIIDTTTNFKSSIIEWCQKHNKDFNFAIVEETGSNHKKQFKTKLAIDGKEIAEGSGYSKKKAEQDAARKACDHLKIL; from the coding sequence TTGAGTCGTGCCGTAAAACATATTACAGGCACGGCTCCTCTTAATATCTCTTTATATAGCTTGGCAATGAAGCATACTTCCATTGCCGAAACAAACAACGTGGGCTTTCGCGAGTCAAATGAGCGCTTGGAATACTTAGGAGATGCCATCCTTGGCGCAGTGGTTGCCGAATACCTCTTCAAAAGATTCCCCTACAAAGACGAAGGCTTTCTTACTGAAATCCGCTCACGGATAGTAAACCGAGAGTCGCTCAACAAACTTGCCCGTAAAATAGGTCTCAACGAACTAGTGGAGTTTGATGGGAAAAAGAAAAGCCACCAATCGCACAAATCTCTCTATGGCGATGCCATGGAAGCTTTTTTGGGTGCTATGTACCTCGATATGGGCTTCAAGTTCACCAAAAAGTTCATCATCCGAAAGCTCATCATGCAACACTATGACCTCAAAGAGATCATAGACACGACTACTAATTTCAAGAGTTCCATTATAGAATGGTGCCAAAAGCACAACAAGGACTTTAACTTTGCCATTGTGGAAGAAACAGGTTCTAACCACAAAAAGCAGTTCAAGACCAAATTGGCTATTGATGGAAAAGAAATAGCTGAGGGAAGTGGATACAGCAAGAAAAAAGCAGAGCAAGACGCTGCCAGAAAAGCTTGCGATCACCTAAAAATCTTATAA
- the fabF gene encoding beta-ketoacyl-ACP synthase II, producing the protein MELKRVVVTGLGALTPLGNSVEEYWEGLENGVSGAAPITKFNAEKFKTQFACEVKGFNPEPTIHRKDARKMDLFTQYAVVSATQAMEDSGLDLEAVDKKRFGVIWGSGIGGITTFQDEVTNFNSGDGTPKFNPFFIPKMIADISAGFISIKYGLQGPNFVTVSACASATNAMIDAFNYIRLGKADLFVTGGSEAAVTEAGVGGFNALKALSERNDDPTTASRPFDKERNGFVLGEGAGALILEELEHAKARGAKIYAELIGGGMSADAHHITAPHPEGLGAAQVMINALDDAGITKEEVDYINVHGTSTPLGDTSEVQAIAKVFGEHAYEMNISSTKSMTGHLLGAAGAIEAIATIFAIQKQTIPPTINHFTDDETIDPKLNLTFNKAQKREVKVALSNTFGFGGHNFSVLLRKYEE; encoded by the coding sequence ATGGAACTCAAAAGAGTAGTAGTAACAGGATTAGGAGCATTGACCCCCCTTGGCAATTCCGTAGAAGAATACTGGGAAGGCCTTGAGAACGGTGTAAGTGGTGCTGCCCCAATCACTAAATTCAACGCAGAAAAATTCAAAACACAGTTTGCTTGTGAGGTTAAGGGATTCAATCCTGAGCCTACCATCCATCGTAAGGATGCCCGCAAGATGGACTTATTCACTCAATATGCCGTGGTAAGTGCTACACAAGCCATGGAAGATTCAGGTCTTGACCTAGAAGCTGTAGATAAAAAACGATTTGGAGTAATTTGGGGATCGGGTATCGGTGGTATTACTACCTTCCAAGATGAAGTAACTAACTTCAACTCTGGAGATGGGACACCTAAATTCAATCCATTTTTTATTCCTAAGATGATTGCCGACATCAGTGCTGGCTTCATCTCTATCAAATATGGTCTTCAAGGACCTAACTTCGTTACTGTTTCGGCTTGTGCATCTGCTACCAATGCTATGATCGATGCCTTCAACTACATTAGGTTGGGCAAAGCTGATCTTTTTGTAACAGGAGGATCGGAAGCTGCTGTAACTGAAGCTGGCGTTGGGGGTTTTAACGCATTGAAAGCCCTTTCTGAAAGAAACGATGACCCAACCACGGCTTCTCGTCCTTTCGATAAAGAAAGAAATGGTTTTGTACTTGGCGAAGGCGCTGGCGCACTTATATTAGAAGAGCTAGAGCATGCAAAAGCTAGAGGCGCAAAAATATATGCAGAGTTAATTGGAGGAGGTATGTCAGCCGATGCTCACCACATCACGGCTCCACATCCAGAAGGGCTAGGTGCTGCACAAGTGATGATAAATGCCTTGGACGATGCCGGAATCACCAAAGAAGAAGTTGATTATATAAATGTTCATGGCACTTCTACTCCACTAGGCGATACTAGCGAAGTACAGGCTATTGCCAAAGTATTTGGCGAACATGCTTATGAAATGAATATCAGTTCTACAAAATCAATGACTGGTCACTTACTGGGAGCCGCAGGTGCCATAGAAGCCATTGCAACGATATTCGCTATCCAAAAGCAAACTATTCCTCCAACTATCAACCACTTCACCGACGATGAAACCATCGATCCTAAGCTGAACCTCACGTTCAATAAAGCTCAGAAAAGGGAAGTGAAAGTTGCCCTAAGTAACACATTTGGCTTTGGAGGCCACAATTTTTCAGTATTGCTCCGCAAGTACGAAGAATAA
- a CDS encoding acyl carrier protein has translation MSEIAQKVKKIIIDKLGVEESEVTPEASFTNDLGADSLDTVELIMEFEKEFNISIPDDQAENIATVGQAISYLEENVG, from the coding sequence ATGTCAGAAATCGCACAAAAAGTTAAAAAAATCATAATCGACAAGCTAGGAGTCGAAGAATCAGAAGTTACTCCTGAAGCTAGTTTCACTAACGATCTTGGTGCTGACTCACTAGATACTGTGGAGCTTATCATGGAGTTTGAGAAGGAATTCAACATTTCTATTCCTGATGATCAAGCTGAAAATATTGCGACTGTTGGTCAAGCAATATCCTATCTTGAAGAAAATGTAGGTTAA
- a CDS encoding IPExxxVDY family protein — protein MTEKLELEILYEFELIGIASFARPYKMAWELNRALDIRLVKVDDLELNFLNEQFVQVLNFYFATVHNTFRLIKNKSVFSSKNIKPYILPELESFDFFLVVENQTGYGSIDDSLQVLSEIPIVQYVKKFDANLLKSKDNLMF, from the coding sequence ATGACTGAGAAGCTGGAGCTCGAAATACTATATGAGTTTGAATTGATTGGAATTGCTTCATTTGCAAGACCTTATAAAATGGCCTGGGAGCTTAATAGAGCATTGGATATCCGTTTGGTGAAAGTTGATGATTTAGAACTTAACTTTCTGAACGAACAGTTTGTACAGGTGTTGAATTTTTATTTTGCAACTGTACACAACACTTTTAGGCTTATAAAAAACAAATCCGTTTTTAGCTCAAAAAATATCAAGCCTTACATCCTTCCCGAACTCGAGAGCTTTGATTTCTTCTTAGTTGTCGAAAACCAAACTGGTTATGGGTCTATTGATGATAGCTTACAAGTGCTATCTGAAATCCCTATAGTCCAGTATGTAAAAAAATTCGATGCAAATCTACTCAAAAGTAAAGATAACTTAATGTTCTAG
- a CDS encoding phage holin family protein yields MSEQKEKTRFSDKLIDNVIGLFETYLNILKLEIRNGAAATFSILIIVVAGMTMVTFAMMMFSISLAWLLTDLFEINKTLSFFIVGMIYILMLILLIAMRKPLKQRLDMFMDNQIENAEKN; encoded by the coding sequence ATGTCCGAACAAAAGGAGAAAACAAGGTTTAGTGATAAACTTATCGATAATGTAATAGGCTTGTTTGAGACGTATCTCAATATTCTCAAGCTGGAAATCAGAAATGGAGCTGCCGCTACTTTTTCTATCCTCATAATAGTGGTAGCGGGAATGACCATGGTTACTTTCGCCATGATGATGTTTAGTATAAGCTTAGCGTGGCTGCTCACAGACCTTTTTGAAATTAACAAGACACTAAGCTTTTTTATAGTGGGCATGATCTATATCCTCATGCTTATCTTATTAATAGCCATGCGGAAACCTCTAAAACAGAGGCTAGATATGTTTATGGATAACCAAATCGAAAACGCAGAAAAAAATTGA